A single region of the Sorghum bicolor cultivar BTx623 chromosome 7, Sorghum_bicolor_NCBIv3, whole genome shotgun sequence genome encodes:
- the LOC8057813 gene encoding chlorophyllase-1, whose translation MASPVAISTTAVFKRGRHPVDTKHVDHSQVPGVPKPLMVVTPTDAGVYPVAVFLHGCSMYNSWYQTLLSHVASHGFIAVAPQLGGILPPLDMKDLKDIDATRKVTAWLADNLAHVLTNILHLHGVTPDLSRLALAGHSRGGDTAFAVALGLGSSSSSSDTTPLKFSALIGVDPVAGLSKELQLEPKVLTFEPRSLDPGMPALVVGTGLGPKGLLPCAPAGVSHGEFYDECAPPRYHVVVRDYGHLDMLDDDGVPYVISNCMCKRNTNTTKDLARRAIGGAMVAFLRAKLEDDDEDLRAVLQNSPGLSPAVLDPVEYDDDEAMDGPGCAGNNGVAGASG comes from the exons ATGGCATCGCCGGTGGCCATCAGCACTACTGCGGTGTTCAAGCGGGGGCGGCACCCCGTGGACACGAAGCACGTCGACCACAGCCAGGTCCCCGGCGTCCCCAAGCCGCTCATGGTGGTCACCCCCACCGACGCCGGCGTCTACCCCGTCGCCGTCTTCCTGCACGGCTGCAGCATGTACAACAGCTGGTACCAGACCCTCCTGTCGCACGTCGCGTCCCACGGGTTCATCGCCGTCGCACCCCAG CTCGGCGGCATCCTGCCGCCGCTCGACATGAAAGACCTGAAGGACATCGACGCCACCAGGAAGGTCACCGCCTGGCTCGCCGACAACCTGGCGCACGTCCTCACCAACATCCTCCACCTCCACGGCGTCACGCCGGACCTCTCCAGGCTAGCGCTGGCCGGCCACAGCCGCGGCGGCGACACCGCCTTCGCCGTGGCGCTCGGTCTcggatcctcctcctcctcctcagacaCAACGCCGCTCAAGTTCTCCGCCCTGATCGGCGTGGACCCCGTGGCGGGGCTATCCAAGGAGTTGCAGCTGGAGCCGAAGGTGCTGACGTTCGAGCCCCGGTCCCTGGACCCGGGCATGCCGGCGCTGGTCGTCGGCACGGGGCTCGGACCCAAGGGCTTGCTGCCGTGCGCCCCCGCCGGCGTCAGCCACGGCGAGTTCTACGACGAGTGCGCGCCGCCGCGGTACCACGTCGTGGTGAGGGACTACGGGCACCTGGACATGCTGGACGACGACGGCGTGCCCTACGTCATCAGCAACTGCATGTGCAAGAGGAACACGAACaccaccaaggacctcgccAGGAGGGCCATCGGGGGCGCCATGGTGGCGTTCCTCAGGGCAAAgctggaggacgacgacgaggatCTCAGGGCCGTGCTTCAGAACAGCCCTGGGCTCTCGCCGGCGGTGCTCGACCCAGTTGAATATGACGATGACGAAGCCATGGATGGGCCAGGTTGCGCTGGCAACAATGGAGTGGCAGGTGCGTCTGGCTAG